One window from the genome of Aphelocoma coerulescens isolate FSJ_1873_10779 chromosome 19, UR_Acoe_1.0, whole genome shotgun sequence encodes:
- the LRWD1 gene encoding leucine-rich repeat and WD repeat-containing protein 1: MSKITTELLLERAVPRSTRLRKIETLNLSKLQLKTGDLDPRLFSRLRHLQKLDLSDNLLDKFPNSLTLPDLRVLNCNNNKLEDVTALKQFPLLEELTYENNVYLTLNDDYKVMFLLQNLRLLNGKDITKLANHVRRVNSRKLTSKVTAHWEKFFRDQLPEKYTAEQVKSIKKKFLKSVQTNVVYGPSSLSEFTRWRVKMIAEEFLAYSLGLELNSDTEPEEKMDENEEESTESPREAAEDVAQVTVTPSKRKRNHSKSSPGNKRSKSQASTKEEAAVNPRKSSHVEDDPAPDKPRTSNQPAKEATPEQGAEGTQKNGEQFPKGPSNRRSSQMTGEQKSQEQDNGVITLTPVKNSKRKEDVSAEPLHFLQCHSKGNSREDFKTQLWSCVFEPVLDSGARKDPIVSSSRTVATCGGESVCLIDCETGTVLKKYKVATEEFFSVAWTTLTMVISDSRKKAHNILAAAGRRGIVKLIHVAADFCYGEIKAHKKPIATVCFSPTQETHLFTASYDKRIALWDIGIPDCDYNFKASQLLVLETASIPLRIALVPTCPEQYLLAGCEDGCFAWNIKLDKGQKSRPFEAIFQFPDDDSMTTSHRVDGLAFLNDDVVVSKSSKPGCIYLWSWSRSFDAKEKGCQRTMSAVILAELEWSTTDMSYLTLSTCPAKEYVFCGDEKGSVWMYNLSSYTTAWGSAKGKRSERRISPTQILKWPELRVNGEQPPEILVNNVVADPAFTYLVVLTSVNITAIWKKS; this comes from the exons ATGTCCAAAATTACTACAGAACTTCTTTTGGAAAGGGCAGTTCCAAGATCTACGAGGCTTCGAAAGATCGAGACCCTGAA cctGTCCAAGCTGCAGTTGAAGACTGGAGACTTAGACCCACGTTTGTTTTCCCGCCTGAGGCACCTGCAGAAACTTGATCTCTCTGATAATTTACTGGACAAATTCCCCAACAGCCTAACCCTGCCCGATCTGCGTGTCCTGAACTGCAACAATAACAAGCTGGAAGATGTAACTGCTCTGAAACAGTTCCCTCTGCTTGAGGAGCTGACTTACGAGAACAATGTGTACTTGACA CTCAATGATGACTATAAAGTAATGTTTCTTTTGCAAAATCTTCGTCTGCTCAATGGCAAGGACATAACCAAACTGGCCAACCATGTGAGGCGTGTCAACAGCCGTAAGCTCACCAGCAAG GTTACTGCTCACTGGGAAAAATTCTTCCGTGACCAACTCCCTGAGAAATACACAGCTGAGCAGGTGAAGTCCATCAAGAAGAAGTTCCTGAAGTCAGTACAGACCAATGTGGTGTATGGACCCAGCTCACTCAGCGAGTTCACCCGCTGGCGG GTGAAAATGATTGCAGAAGAGTTTCTGGCATACTCACTAGGTCTGGAGTTAAACTCCGATACTGAACCAGAGGAAAAGATGGATGAGAATGAGGAAGAAAGCACAGAAAGccccagggaagctgcagagGATGTGGCTCAG GTCACAGTAACACCcagcaagaggaaaagaaatcatTCAAAATCAAGCCCTGGAAACAAGAGGTCCAAGTCCCAGGCAAGCACCAAGGAGGAGGCTGCAGTTAATCCCAGAAAATCCAGTCATGTGGAGGATGACCCAGCTCCTGACAAACCAAGAACGTCAAACCAACCAGCCAAGGAGGCAACCCCTGAGCAGGGAGCTGAAGGGACACAGAAGAATGGAGAGCAGTTTCCCAAGGGGCCAAGCAACAGAAGATCCAGCCAGATGACAGGGGAACAGAAAAGCCAGGAGCAGGACAACGGCGTGATTACCTTGACCCCAGTGAAGAATTCCAAGCGCAAG GAGGATGTCAGTGCAGAGCCATTGCATTTTCTTCAGTGTCACAGTAAAGGCAACAGCCGCGAGGATTTTAAAACGCAGCTCTGGTCCTGTGTCTTCGAGCCAGTGCTAGACTCTGGAGCCAGGAAAG atCCCATTGTGAGCTCCTCCAGAACTGTGGCAACCTGTGGAGGGGAATCTGTCTGTCTGATTGATTGTGAGACAGGGACGGTGCTGAAAAAGTATAAGGTGGCTACAGAG GAGTTCTTCAGCGTTGCATGGACAACCCTGACGATGGTAATCAGCGACAGCCGCAAGAAAGCTCACAACAtcttggcagctgcagggaggagagggatTGTCAAACTGATCCACGTGGCAGCTGACTTCTGCTACGGAGAGATAAAGGCTCACAAAAAGCCCATTGCTACTGTCTGCTTCAGCCCAACCCAGGAGACCCACCTCTTCA CTGCATCCTATGACAAGCGAATTGCACTCTGGGATATTGGGATTCCAGACTGTGACTACAATTTCAAAGCAAG ccagctgctggtgctggaaaCGGCCTCTATTCCCCTCCGGATTGCCCTGGTCCCCACCTGCCCAGAGCAGTACCTGCTGGCAGGCTGTGAAGATGGCTGCTTTGCCTGGAACATAAAACTGGATAAGGGACAAAAAAGCAG GCCTTTTGAAGCCATATTCCAGTTTCCTGATGATGACAGCATGACAACATCTCACAGGGTTGATGGTTTGGCTTTTCTCAATGATGATGTCGTTG TTTCCAAGAGCTCCAAACCAGGATGCATATACttgtggagctggagcaggtcTTTTGATGCCAAGGAAAAAGGATGCCAACGGACAATGTCTGCAGTTATTCTGGCTGAGCTGGAGTGGTCCACAACAGACATGTCCTACCTGACACTCAGCACCTGCCCAG CAAAAGAGTACGTGTTCTGTGGGGATGAGAAGGGCAGTGTGTGGATGTACAACCTCTCCAGCTACACCACAGCCTGGGGCTCTGCCAAGGGAAAGCGCTCGGAGCGGAGGATCTCTCCCACACAG ATCCTCAAGTGGCCGGAGCTGCGGGTGAACGgggagcagcctcctgaaatCCTGGTGAACAACGTGGTGGCAGACCCTGCCTTCACCTACCTTGTTGTGCTGACAAGTGTGAACATAACAGCAATCTGGAAGAAGTCATAG